The following DNA comes from Methanosarcina vacuolata Z-761.
ATATTGATAAACTGGATCTGGAGATAAGGCAAGCACATCTTCTGGTAAAAGCCGACCTGGAAGCACTGACTCAAATACATGAGCTGAGTACAAAACTTTTGGGAGCTGAAGGGATTCAACCATTATTAAAAGAAATAATGGACGCAGCAATCTCTATTGTGGAAGCAAAAATGGGTACCTTGCAACTCCTTGAGGATGATTCGTTACATATTGTTGCCCATTATGGTCACGAACAGCCTTTCTTGGACTATTTTGCATCTGCTGAGAACATGGCTTCAGTTTGTGGAAAGGTGATGCAAAATGGAGAGCGTATTGTTATTGAGGATGTTGAAACAAGTTCTATATTTGCCGGGACACCTTCCCTGACTGTGATGCGTGAGGCCGGAGTACGAGCGATTCAGTCCACACCGATGTTAAGCCGGACGGGTAAGCTTCTTGGTATCCTTACGACTCAATGGGATTTTCCTTATTCTCCAAACGAGCATGATCTCTGGAGGCTTGACTTGCTAGCGCGGCAGGCAGCTGACCTGATAGAGCAGGCCAGGTCAGAGAAAGCATTGAATAATCACAAAAAATATCTACTGTCCGACCTTAATGCCATGACCAGGCTGCATAAGATCGGTACACTGTTTGTTCGAGAAGGTAATCTTGAACCTGTTCTTGTCGAAATAGTCGATGCTGCAATTGCAATTTCTGATGCTGACTTTGGCAATATCCAATTACTGGACTCTGAATCTTCTGAACTTAAGATTGTAGCCTCTCGTGGATTTCCTAAATGGTGGCTGGACTTCTGGAACAGTGTATCTGTGGGAAGTGGAACTTGTGGTACGGCGCTTGGATCTAAAGGGAGGGTAATTGTCGAGGATGTTGAACAAAGCCCAATTTTTGTAGGTACTCCTGCTCTGGAAATCCAGCTTAAAGCTGGAATACGAGCGGTACAATCTACACCAATTGTGAGCCGATCAGGAAGATTACTCGGCATGTTCTCAACGCATTATAAAAAACCACATAAACCACAGGACCATGACCTTCAGCTAATTGACCTGCTAGCTCAGCAGGCGGCAGAGATTATAGAGAGAGCACAAATAGAAGAAATGTTACGTAAGTCCGAAGAGTGTTTCCGTATTGCTTTGCAGGGATCTTCTGTTGTTATTTCCAGTCAAGACCGTGATCTGAGATATACTTGGGCTTATAATCCTTCGCTTGGTTTTAAACTCGAAGATCTTCTGGGTAAGAATGATTATGATGTATATCAATTAGATGACGCCGAGATATTTGTCTCCATCAAAAAGCAGGTTTTGGCTAGTGGTGTTAGCAGATGTGATGAAGTGGTTATCCATAGGCCTGTTTCCGCTGGCGGAGATTTATTCCATGAGATGACCACTGAGTCATTGCGCGATGCTACAGGAACCATCGTTGGAGTCATCTGTATTGCAGTTGACATTACCGAGCGCAAAAGAGCTGAAGAAGCATTAAAAAAAGTAAATGATACTTTAGAAGAAAAAATAAAAGAGCGTACAGTTGAACTTGAAGAAGCTTATAACTCATTACTTGAAAATAAAATGAGGTTAAGTGAAGCTCAAAAAATAGCCCATCTCGGAAATTGGGACTGGAATCTGGTGACTGATGAATTCTACTGGTCAGATGAAATATACAATATTTTCGGACTTGACTCTCTAAAATTCGATGAGACTTATGATTCATATGAGACTTATAATGCATTTTTTAATCTTGTTTTTCCAGAGGATAGAGAATCTGTGAATAATGCTTTTAAAGAAGCTTTTTACGGGAAATCTTTTGAAATTGATTTTAGAGTTATCTCAGCTAATGGAGAAGAACGCATACTCTATGCACAAGGACAAGTAATTTTCAATGAAAAAAACACTCCTATTAGAGTTAGAGGAATAGTTCAGGATATAACTGAACGTAAAAAAACAGAAGAAGCTCTGGTAAAACTCGAAAAAGTCCGCATAAAAGAGATTCACCACAGAATCAAAAATAACTTGCAGGTAATCTCTTCTCTTTTGGATCTCCAGGCCGAAAAGTTTGAGGATAAGAAAGTCAAGCAAGCTTTCAGTGAAAGTCAGAACCGGGTACTTTCAATGTCTCTAATTCACGAAGAACTCTACAAAGGAGGTCAGGCAGAAAAACTGAACTTTTCAGCATATCTTACAAAGTTAGCTGATAACCTGTTGATGACTTATGGACTTAGCAGCATAAATATCCGCTTGAATATGGATCTGGAAGAGAATACATTTCTTGATATGGATACTGCTGTTCCTTTAGGCATTATTGTCAATGAACTAATTTCTAATTCTCTCAAACATGCATTTACTGGAAAGAAAGAAGGAGAAATTGGAATTCAACTTCGCAGGCATGGAGAGACAATTAATGGAATTAACAAGTCCGAGTTCTGTCTGGTAGTTTCAGATAATGGAAACGGAATTCCTGAAGGTCTGAAGTTAGAAAGTATCGAGTCACTTGGCATGCAATTAATAAACATTTTAGTAAATCAGTTAGACGGAGAGCTTAAATTAAAAAGGAACAAAGGTACTGAGTTTACTGTAAAGTTCAAGGTATTAGAAAAAAACACTTAAGTAGCGACAAACAAGTTTGCTCTTCGCCATTCCCTGTGGATAATTATGGATAAGATGGTTTCCAATTCAAGACCGCATATCAATAATATCACCTATCACCTAATTTATTTGATCACCTAATTTATTTGGGCAGCGGAATTGCCTAAAAGGCCAATTTAGTGTCCGTGATCAAAGTCACACTTGAGACTTCGATGGCAATTCACTGATTAGTTTTCTGACGGTTTTGAAAAACCAAAATTGGGACAACCTTACTGCCTAAGTTAAAGAATTAAAGTCAAAAAAAGATAAAGTGAACAGTACTTTCATTTAGTTGTGCATGTCATTCAAAGAATATCATGTACGTTTTCTTAATTGTTTATTATGCGCCGTCTGTTTTTCGGTTTTGAACATTCGATGTAGGGGGGTCAGATCAACGTTACAGAGATTCAAAAAAGTACAGCAAGTCCTTATCTATGTACTATTTCTGAACCTTGGAGTTGCGTTTGCTAAAATCATTTACGGGACATTGACCAGCACATTGAGTATGACTGCGGACGGCTATCACTCCCTTTTTGATGGTCTATCCAATATTGTAGGACTGGCTGGAAGTTTTATTGGAGACCGCCCGCCTGATGTCGAGCATCCTTAAGGACATCGAAAGTATGAAACTGTAGCCTCTATTTTTATCGCTTTACTTTTGATCTTTGTAGGCATTGAAATTTTGCAAAGCGCTCTCAACCGTTTCCTTGCCCCGAGCGTGCCAGAGGTCACAGCTATAAGTTTTCTCATAATTCTCGGGACGATGTGTATTAACTATCTGGTAACACGATACGAATATAACCAGGGCGAATCTCTCAGAAGCCAGGTACTTATAGCAGACTCCATGCACACAAAAAGTGACATTTATGTCTCTCTCTCGGTTGTAGTAAGTCTTGCTGCCGTAGTGCTCGTTTTCCCTCTCATGGACCCTTTAATAGCCATAGTAATTGCTTTTATTATTTTCAGGGCCGGGTACAGGATTATTAAAGAAGGTTCCAGAATTGAAGAGGAAGAAATTTGCAACCTGGTTATGACAGTTGAAGGCGTAAAGGGATGCCATAAAATCCGGACTCGTGGGAGCATGGGAGATATCAAGATTGATATGCATCTGCTTGTCCAGTCGGATATACCACTTGAAGATGCACACCTTATCGCTCATAAAGTCAGCAAAAAGCTGAAGAGTGAATACAAAGATGTCTCTGATGTGGTTGTACATCTTGAACCCTCCTCTCAGCGACCCCAAGGATCAAATAGCAAAAAAACCAGTTAAGATGCATGGCTGGAAACGTTTTCGGGCAGATGTTTCGAATTACTACATGGGGCGAATCCCACGGCAGGGCTGTAGGTGTTGTGGTAGACGGACTGCCTGCAGGGCTTCCTTTCTCCGAGGCTGATATTCAGAAAGAACTGGACAGGAGGCGTCCGGGACAGAGTGAGGTTTCAACTCCGAGGCACGAGGCTGACAGGGTTGAAATCCTTTCGGGAATTTTTGAAGGGATGAGTACAGGCACGCCTGTTTCTATGCTTGTCTGGAACTCAGATGCCAGGTCTTCGGCTTATGATGCCATTAAAGACACTCCCAGGCCCGGACATGCCGATTTTACCTATATGGCACGCTACGGAATCAGGGACCACCGCGGGGGCGGCAGGTCTTCAGCCCGGGAAACAATAGGCAGAGTCGCAGGTGGAGCCCTTGCAAAACTCCTGCTTTCCAGGTTCGGAATACAAATTGCTGGACATGTGCTTGAACTTGGAGCTATCCGCGCAAAGCCTCTGTCTTTTGAAGAAATTCTTGAAAATGTAGAAAAAACTCCTGTGCGCTGTGCCGATCTTGAAGCTGCAGGAAAAATGCTTGAGAAAGTTGCGGCCCTTCGTCAGGAAGGAGACAGTATCGGAGGCATTGTCGAGCTTATTATAAGAGGTGTGCCTGCCGGCCTTGGAGAGCCTGTCTTTGACAGACTGGATGCGGACCTTGCAAAAGCTCTAATGAGTATTCCTGCCGTCAAGGGCTTTGAAATCGGAGCCGGATTTGAAGCTGCCCGCCTGCGCGGAAGTGAAATGAATGATCCTTTCCGAATAGAGGAGGGAAAAATAACCACTTCGAGCAATAACGCAGGCGGGATTCTAGGAGGAATTTCAACCGGACTGGACATTGTCTGCAGGGCAGCAGTAAAGCCAACTCCGTCCATAGGAAAAGTTCAGCAGACAGTTGACCTCAAAACCCTGGAAAATACTGAAATTGCAATAAAGGGCCGGCATGATCCCACAATTCCTCCGCGAATGGTTCCGGTTGCTGAAGCCATGATCGCTCTTGTGCTTGCAGACCATATGCTCAGGAGCGGCTTTATTAATCCGAGAACTCTGCTGGAATAAAGAGGATGCAATGGAACTGTATCCAGATCCACTAAAATGTCCATTTTAGCTGATGCCATCCAACTGATGCCAAATTGTCAGAGATTCTCAGAATAGTTTCCAACATAATAAGGGATCTTTACATTTCCCCATGTTTTTTGTGACTCTTCACTTTAAAGTTCACTCTGACAATGAGCATTCTCCTTCGAAAATCTTCTTTCAACTTTTTCCATCGCAAGTTCTTTTCAACTTTTTCCATCTCTAATTCTTTTCAACTTTTTCCATCTCTAATTCTTTTCAACTTTCTATACCTCAAATTCTTTTGTTGAATTTTCCTGTCTTTTCCAAACCTGAGTCCTAAAAATATCTGAACTAAATTCCAACTTTTTCATATTGGTAGAACTGCCGTGTAAAAGACCATAAAATTGTGAGGCTGCAATTTCTATCACATAAAATAGCTACGGTCTGTATCGTCATATAAGCATTCTGTGTAAAGTCTCTAGTAATCAAAGATCAAGGAATGGTTATAATTTGAAGACGGTATGAAATAAATAAGTTTGAAGATTTGGTTAGAAAAACTTATAAAGTACGCGCTTAACTTAAATTATAGAGTTCAATTTATTCATTTTAAATTGTTAGTTATTGAATTTTTGTTTATTTTTGCAGTTTCGAGGGGATCTTAGTTGAAAATGAGGACATTGATAATTATTTGCTTGCTTATAGTATCACTGATATCTGGATCAGGTTGCATTGGCAGCAGCAGTGAGCCAGTTAATGAAACAAGTTCAGTTAATGAAACAAACTTTGAGGACGAAACAGACAATCAGACTAGTTCATTTAATTCCACCGAAGAAGACGTTTTTATAGAGAACTCTTCTGAAAAGACCAGTAATACCCTTAAACTTGAG
Coding sequences within:
- a CDS encoding histidine kinase dimerization/phosphoacceptor domain -containing protein; the encoded protein is MTTKHTDGWEPITCQALLDENKLLVDENRALKDKIQSLKAYLKQNEEPEHDIDKLDLEIRQAHLLVKADLEALTQIHELSTKLLGAEGIQPLLKEIMDAAISIVEAKMGTLQLLEDDSLHIVAHYGHEQPFLDYFASAENMASVCGKVMQNGERIVIEDVETSSIFAGTPSLTVMREAGVRAIQSTPMLSRTGKLLGILTTQWDFPYSPNEHDLWRLDLLARQAADLIEQARSEKALNNHKKYLLSDLNAMTRLHKIGTLFVREGNLEPVLVEIVDAAIAISDADFGNIQLLDSESSELKIVASRGFPKWWLDFWNSVSVGSGTCGTALGSKGRVIVEDVEQSPIFVGTPALEIQLKAGIRAVQSTPIVSRSGRLLGMFSTHYKKPHKPQDHDLQLIDLLAQQAAEIIERAQIEEMLRKSEECFRIALQGSSVVISSQDRDLRYTWAYNPSLGFKLEDLLGKNDYDVYQLDDAEIFVSIKKQVLASGVSRCDEVVIHRPVSAGGDLFHEMTTESLRDATGTIVGVICIAVDITERKRAEEALKKVNDTLEEKIKERTVELEEAYNSLLENKMRLSEAQKIAHLGNWDWNLVTDEFYWSDEIYNIFGLDSLKFDETYDSYETYNAFFNLVFPEDRESVNNAFKEAFYGKSFEIDFRVISANGEERILYAQGQVIFNEKNTPIRVRGIVQDITERKKTEEALVKLEKVRIKEIHHRIKNNLQVISSLLDLQAEKFEDKKVKQAFSESQNRVLSMSLIHEELYKGGQAEKLNFSAYLTKLADNLLMTYGLSSINIRLNMDLEENTFLDMDTAVPLGIIVNELISNSLKHAFTGKKEGEIGIQLRRHGETINGINKSEFCLVVSDNGNGIPEGLKLESIESLGMQLINILVNQLDGELKLKRNKGTEFTVKFKVLEKNT
- the aroC gene encoding chorismate synthase — protein: MAGNVFGQMFRITTWGESHGRAVGVVVDGLPAGLPFSEADIQKELDRRRPGQSEVSTPRHEADRVEILSGIFEGMSTGTPVSMLVWNSDARSSAYDAIKDTPRPGHADFTYMARYGIRDHRGGGRSSARETIGRVAGGALAKLLLSRFGIQIAGHVLELGAIRAKPLSFEEILENVEKTPVRCADLEAAGKMLEKVAALRQEGDSIGGIVELIIRGVPAGLGEPVFDRLDADLAKALMSIPAVKGFEIGAGFEAARLRGSEMNDPFRIEEGKITTSSNNAGGILGGISTGLDIVCRAAVKPTPSIGKVQQTVDLKTLENTEIAIKGRHDPTIPPRMVPVAEAMIALVLADHMLRSGFINPRTLLE